AAATCAAACACATACACTTCGCCTAGGATTGGACCGATATCGTTCAGGAACCCTGCACGATCAGCTTGGTACATTGCGTGGAAGTTTGTTTCGGACCCAACGTTACCTTTCGGAAGCTCAAGGTAGCTGTTGGTCTCAGAAGTAGTGCGACCCTCAATTTTGAACTGCTTCTTCAGTTGTTCGCTGGGCACAAATTTATAGTCCCAAGACCAAGTATCTCCAGCAAACAAGAACGAAAATCTGAACAGGGATTGTTCAATGATCGCTTTCAGATCAAAAAGATCTGTCGTCCATTCTTCGTGTCCTGGAACGCTCAATGAAACATCAAATGTTGGCACCTCTTTGTCGAGCCGATATGTCTCAAATTCAAACGGGGACTTGATCGATTGAATATTTCGGTAGAGGCTTCTGACATCCCCGCGTGAAAGGCTCGAGTTCAGTTCTTTTATGATGATCTGGGTTCCGGTGCTTTCGCCTTTAAAAACCTGAGGCACTTCCCGCTCTTCGATCTCAATTTCGGCATCTTCAATGTACTTACAGTGTTCAAGGATAGCCCAATCTATCCTCAAAAAGACTTCACGGGCGTCTTTAGTTTTGGTCGTTAATTCAATAACTTGTCCCAATTTATGCACAGCAAACCTACCTACACCTTTTTCCCCTAGAGGTAGTCTGTCATGCTTGGCTGTTCTCTTCCCCTCAATGCGAGAAGTTTGCTTGTGGTCGGCGCCCGGTTCGAGCCAAATATTCAGAATTGTGTCCAGACTCATCCCTTCGCCACCGATGTCGGTCACTTCGATGCTTGCTTTTGTGACGTCTTCAGGGTTTGAGATTATTATCTCAACACTATCAGCATCGGCGTCGTAGGAGTTCTTCACTAGCTCAAACACCGCTAGTTGCGGCGTACCAATTAACTGGTCCCCCAACAGCTTTAACAATCTTGCCCGCGGTTTAAATGATGCTTTCATGAAAACTCCAAAACTATAAATATCAGTGGCATAGCCATACAACTTGCGCAAGGATTGCTGAATGCAGGAAGTTGCCGCTCAGCTTGTCTCACGATGATTTTGTGTCCGTTCGGTTGACTGCCTCGGTTAGCCTCGGAGGCTTCGAACATACATCCTTGAGGTTTGCATGAACAAAACGATGGCAGTTGGCGCAGAGACACTGAAGGTCGCTCAACCTTGTTTTGTGACCCGATGTCATTTTGGAAACAGCGACAGCTCTGTGATGAACTTCTATGCATGCCTTCGCCGCTTCATCTTTGTAGGTAGAAACCGGATCAAATTGACACTTTTCGCAGTATAGCTTGCCATGCTCTTGGATGAATGCCGTTTTCTTTGCATCGCTTAAGCCGTTGGCCCGCTCTCGCCTCAAATGGGAAACTAACCGAAAATCACCCTCCGCCCAGTAGAGATCGACTGAAGACAGATCAGTGCGATCAGCAGAAGCATTGATGGGTGTATCTCCATTTGCAATCTGCACGAGATCAGTGAGAGAGGCATTCGAAAAGGTGAAGCGGATTCGCTTGTTAGCATTTCCGGTGTGGCGCTCGGTGGTGGGCGGCTTGCCAACCGCCTGCATACGCCGACTCATAACCGTAAAAATCTCTTCAAGCGATCTGGAAAGATCAGTTTGATCCAGAACTTGCCTGTCTACCTTGGAGATTTTTTGAACTCGATTGCTATCCACGAAACCGTTGACGAACAGGTCTTTGTTCTGTTGAAGGCGTGCTAACAAAAGCCTCAAGGCCGTTGAGTAATCAGTGTTTTTTGCCTGTTCGGTGCCCTTTGTTCCGCCCCGGCTTTGCAAAACAATTGAGCTGTCAACGATTTCGACCGCTGCGTCAACCGGGTCTCCGTTTTCGTCACGAACCAAAAATTCCAACTTCTTTAATCCTCCAAAATGCCAATTTACTCCAACTTAGGCTGTAGCCTGTCGATATAGTCAAAGACTGGTAGAAGCGCCTCAGCAATCTGTTTAGCCAAGTAAGGTGGTACAGCGTTACCAACCTGCACAAACTGTTGAGTGCGGTTGCCGAGAAAATGGTAGTTGTCAGGAAAAGTTTGAAGTCTTGCGGCTTCCCTGACCGTGAGGCTCCGACACTGTGTAGCATCTGGATGGATATAATAGTGTCCATCTTTTGAAATATGACTGGTAACCGTTGTAGCAGGTGCATCCCAACGCTGGACCCGAAACCGATCGCTAAATTTGCCCGTCCCCCAATTCGCATGATTTGGGGCTAGGTCTTTTGGAAACTCATCTGCTTTCGGGCTTCTACCTTCCGCCGTCGCAAAACAGCTTGCGAAAAGGTAGCGCGCAAGGTCGGTGTCCATGTGCCCACGGGTTTCGTTACTTGATAAAGCTTTAATTCGCTCATCAGTTAGAAAAACCTTCAGGTCTTCTGAGATACTCTTCGGGTATGGTGCTCTTGCTTTAGATGCACGTTTTTTATTTTTGTTAAGGACTGAGGTTTCCACCCTACCCAGCTCACTTAGAAATTTCGACTTGTTGCTTCCCTTGTAGTTGTCGAGACAGCTTTTAACGCTTTCGATAGCAGCAACCAGCGCACCATACCAAGCTAGGACATCATCATTTTTGCTCAGCCCGCTCCTCAGTTTAGGCATTCCACTAAGGACGTCTCTTACTGTCGATTTTAGTTTCTTTTTCGGAAGGAATGGCAGAAATTCCTCTGGAATTTTTTCTGCAATGGAACGCTTTATCCCAACGATAATAACTCTGTGCCGAGACTGTGGCACGCCAAAATCTTCTGTCTTCAACACAAAGCTGCGGGGCGCGGGACGATCAAGGTCACGCTCTGTTCCGGACAACGCAAAAAGCCGGTATCCTTCGCCTGCAGACTCTAAGTCATTCATGACGGTTTCAAAGATCGCTAGGCCTTCGACGGACGATGAGAGCATTCCCTTCACGTTCTCCATAACGAACACGCTTGGCGAGTATTCGGTAAGAACTCTGCAGTATTCTTGGTACAGAAAGTGCCGGTGGTCTTTTTTCGGCTTGTAGGTCTTGATGCCCGAATTGCGGGATCTGCCAACCAAGGAATATGCCTGACAAGGAGGGCCGCCGATCAGCAGGGTTCGTTCGCCAGCTAGACCTTTGATCTCTTGAATTTTCTTCGAAAGTTCAGCAGATGTCGAAGCCGTCCCAAGTTCGGCATTCCATGCCTCGTCCTGTGCTAGCTTCCATTGATCAGGATAAAGTTCTGACCAGTTTGGTTCTTCTAACTTACCTGCTAGCCAAATATAATATTCAGGAGGAAAAGTGTCGAATTTTCTCAGAAAAGCGCGCAGTGCGAGCGTGTTGTGGGCGGCAACGTCCTTTTCGACTGATACGTCGATACGGTAGCTCAGCTTGCCTTCTGTCGCATGCGACGCACAAAAGCCTTCACCCAGCCCCCAGGTCCGGAGAACAAATCAACTATATGAATATCGGTACCCAAGTCGACATCCTTAGCTAACGTCATATTTCCACTGAGCACAGAGATACAGCTTACCTCGAAGCACTTCCAGGCCGGAAATCAGCAAGCTCCCCGACCTTTGAGGAGTAGAGTGCAGACTTCCTTGCGCATAACATTGTGAATTTTGATCACTCACCAGCCAATTTTCGCAAACGGCGGTGGGCGAAATGTATGGTAAGCACTGATCCTGTGAGCACAGGTATGAGCGCACCGCAGATTGCAGCAATCAGCAAAATTAAAACAGACGAAAATGTATAATCACTTCCTACGTCAAAAAAATTAAATCGTGCGAATCCAAAAAGATAGCATAGGCAAACGCTAGCGTAGATCGTGTATAGTGGTTTAAACGGTTCAAATACTGAACGTTCCGCCCTATTCAGCACTGCCAGACGTAGGCTCTGCCAGTTCTTAGTTGGCTTTTCCATTAGTCACTCCCTTACTAACTCGATCCATGTGTGAACGTCATCATCGGTAACCTCTCGCCCTTCTACGTGTGATTGATACCAGCGGGCGATGATGGCCCCGCGTTTTTCGCTTTTGATCTTGATGGCTTCTTCATTGAGATGCTGATCGAGCGAGGTCTCGATCCTCTTTAGCGCGTCGAAGTCATGGGCTGCGCGGACCGCTTTTGTTCCTAACAGTATCCACGCTGCGTCGACGTTGAACCGATCGGCCATAGCGACCAGAGCTTCAACCGGCAGGCCACGCTGGCCTTTTTCGTAACTGTGATATGCGCGATGTGAGACACCAATCGCTTCCGCCATGGCGGTTTGAGTCAAGCCGACTTCATTGCGCGCAATCGCAAGACGCGCACCCATGGAAGTGAAGACAGACTTAGAATCCTGCGCCATGCAAGGTTTTCCATTGATCAAACTGCCAATTCGCGCGAAACTGCACAAAATGACGTAAAATTACATTCAAATTCATCTGACCACGTCAGAAGGTGCGGAACAAGCGATTCCATGCGTACAGCAAATTCAACTCAACGGACAAGGATGACTGAAATGGCAGAAATTGACAAAACCGACAGCTCACAAATCCTGGGGCTTGGAAAGACGCCAGCTCAATGGGTTGAGATCATGGCTGAGCGAGAGATTGAGATTTCCGAACGCACATTGCGTGAGCGGGCAAATGACACGGGTGCGTTTTATCGGCTGGGGCGGACCATGCTGATCACACCTGCACAGATCGATACGATTTTTGAAGGAGGTCAGGCATGCCGCTCAAAATCACCGAGAGGGACGGATACTATTACGTCTACGGCAAGATCGAATACAACGGCCGCCCGATCACCGGTACATACCGAAAAAGCACTAAGTCGACTACAGAAGCAGGCGCACGGGACTGGGTAGCCCGTGAGACCGAAAATCAAATACGTCAGTATTTGCTTGGCGATGAGCCGAGCAAAACATTTTCGGATGCGATCATGCTTTACAATGCGTCCCCGAAAGCGGCCAAGCAGTTGATCCCAATCGTCGAAGAAATTGGGAATACGCCGTTGCGAGTGATTTCCGGTGCGCTGCTGAAAGGGTTAGGGCCAAAATTAAAGCCGAAGGCGTCTACCGACACGTGGTGGCGCGAGATCGTGACACCCGCCAGCGCGGTCATCAACAACGCGCATGAGTTGGAAGGCACACCGCTGATACGGGTGAAACCCTACGACAAGTTCGAACGGATTGCCCAAGACCGGCGACGTGGGAAGGTTAGTAGGGTGGAACGAACTCCATCGGACAAGGAATGGATCGAGGCGTTTTGTAGCGCCGCCGATCCGTACAATGCGGCGTTGGTGCGATTCATGTTCGAGACGGCGGCGCGGATTGATCAGGCAGTCTCGTTGGAGCCAGACGATCTGCGGCCCGCAGAGAATAAGGTCCGGGTGAAAGCACAGAAGGGGCATCCAGAGAGCTGGATCACCGTTTCGCCTGAAATGATGGACGAGCTGCTGGCTTTGCCAGCGAAGCGACCCAAGAACCGCAAGACAGGTAAGTTTATGACGCCACGCGTGTTCGGCTATGGCAGTTCGACAGGCTACAACACACGCTGGAAGACGATCTGTAAGCGGGCGGGCATCCAATACCTGTCTGCCCACCCAGCAGGACGGCACGGCTTCTTTACAGAATTGGTTGTACGGCAGGGCGTCGATCCGGTCACAGCGGCCAAGGCCGGACGCTGGTCAGACCCTAATCTGCCGATGCGCATTTATGCCCACGCAGAGACAGACGAGGCCGATGTCAGGGCCCGTTTTCGTACAAACCATGTACAGGAAGACGCAGTACAAACACCCAAACAACAGAAATCAAAGAAGGAATAACGCTATGAACGGTTCCCTCCTAAGGGGCAGGTTGCAGGTTCGAATCCTGCCGGGGTCACCAATAGTGTTTCTTCTTACGCGTCAGAGGTGCCAAGTGCTTGCGCTTGGTGGCTGCTGATGTTTTGCGGGGCGATACCGACCGTCTTGATGATGGCAAAACACTCCACACCTTGCTCTAGATCGAGTGCTTGGGCGGAGCGGCGTGTGATGCGTGCGAGGATAAGACCGGCGGGGGTGTCGAGGGTGACGATGGTTCCGGGGCCATCGCCGGAATGAATTTTTGCCACCCGCCCGCCAAGGATGTTGAGTGCGGAGAGACCTGTTGGTCTGGTTCGAGACAGGATCACATCGTGCGCTGCGATCCGAATGCGCAGTTGGGCGCCTTGGGATTGAGATGTCCGGGGAGGAAAAACCGCGCGCCGTTTGCGTCGAGTTCGGTAAGCCCGTCTGCATGATGTTTCATAACCCGTGCATCAATGAGCGCGCCAACGTCGCGCACGCCTGTGGGCAAAACCGTGGGGTCGCTCAAGACGTCAGCAGCGCTGCCTTGACGCGCGACGCGACCGTCTTTGAGGGCGACAACGCTCGTGGCCAGACGCGCCACTTCGCTGGCGGAGTGGCTGACGTAAAGGATGGGGATGCTCTGTTCATCACGCAGGCGCTCAAAATAGGGGATGATCTCGGCCTTGCGTTGTTCATCCAATGCGGCAAGAGGCTCGTCAGCGATGATCAGCTTGGGGTTTGCAAGAAGCGCACGGCCAATGGCAATGCGCTGTTTTTCACCACCAGACAGCGCACCGGGGCGGCGGTTGAGCAGGGTGGAAACTCCCAGCAGCTCGACCACGCGATCAAACCCGTCCTTCGACGGGCGCAGGCGTGAGAACCCGCGCCCATAGGTTAGGTTTTGCCTGACGCTGAGGTGGGGGAACAGGCGAGCTTCTTGGAAGATATAGCCAATTTGCCTTTGATGTGTGGGGATGTCCGTGCCAACGGAGCTGTCAAAGAGCGTCCGTCCATCGACTGTGATGCGCCCCTCGTTGGGCCGCAGCAAGCCGGCAACTGCGTTTGAAATGGTGGTTTTCCCAGAGCCGGAGCGACCAAAAAGAACGGTCAGCCCGGGAGGCGCGCTGAAGGCGACGTCGAGAGTAAATGTGGAAAACTGGTGTTTGATCTCGACCGATACCGTCATGCGCCGCTCACCCGTTTTGCCGCCCGGCGGGCCAGAATTTCGGACACAAGAAGCGCGAGCATTGCGATGGCGACTGATATCAGTACCAGCCGAATGGCCGCGCCTTCGCCGCCCGGAACTTGGAGAAAAGCGTAGATTGCAGATGGCAGCGTCTGTGTTTGGCCGGGGATATTTGAGACGAAAGTGATCGTGGCTCCGAATTCTCCCATCGCTTTGGCGAAGGCGAGAATGCCGCCCGAAAGAACGCCGGGAAGGATCATCGGCAGGGTGATTGTCAGATACACCCAAAGGCGCGAGGCCCCCAGCGTTGACGCGGCTTCCTCAAGCTTGGGGTCGACGGTTTCGATAGACAGCCGGATCGCCCGCACCATAAGGGGGAACGCCATGACAGACGCGGCCAAGGCGGCGCCGGTCCAGCGAAAGGCGACGGTGATGCCGAGCGGTTGGAGCAG
This genomic window from Rhodobacteraceae bacterium D3-12 contains:
- a CDS encoding DNA cytosine methyltransferase produces the protein MGGPPCQAYSLVGRSRNSGIKTYKPKKDHRHFLYQEYCRVLTEYSPSVFVMENVKGMLSSSVEGLAIFETVMNDLESAGEGYRLFALSGTERDLDRPAPRSFVLKTEDFGVPQSRHRVIIVGIKRSIAEKIPEEFLPFLPKKKLKSTVRDVLSGMPKLRSGLSKNDDVLAWYGALVAAIESVKSCLDNYKGSNKSKFLSELGRVETSVLNKNKKRASKARAPYPKSISEDLKVFLTDERIKALSSNETRGHMDTDLARYLFASCFATAEGRSPKADEFPKDLAPNHANWGTGKFSDRFRVQRWDAPATTVTSHISKDGHYYIHPDATQCRSLTVREAARLQTFPDNYHFLGNRTQQFVQVGNAVPPYLAKQIAEALLPVFDYIDRLQPKLE
- a CDS encoding helix-turn-helix domain-containing protein, whose product is MAQDSKSVFTSMGARLAIARNEVGLTQTAMAEAIGVSHRAYHSYEKGQRGLPVEALVAMADRFNVDAAWILLGTKAVRAAHDFDALKRIETSLDQHLNEEAIKIKSEKRGAIIARWYQSHVEGREVTDDDVHTWIELVRE
- a CDS encoding tyrosine-type recombinase/integrase → MPLKITERDGYYYVYGKIEYNGRPITGTYRKSTKSTTEAGARDWVARETENQIRQYLLGDEPSKTFSDAIMLYNASPKAAKQLIPIVEEIGNTPLRVISGALLKGLGPKLKPKASTDTWWREIVTPASAVINNAHELEGTPLIRVKPYDKFERIAQDRRRGKVSRVERTPSDKEWIEAFCSAADPYNAALVRFMFETAARIDQAVSLEPDDLRPAENKVRVKAQKGHPESWITVSPEMMDELLALPAKRPKNRKTGKFMTPRVFGYGSSTGYNTRWKTICKRAGIQYLSAHPAGRHGFFTELVVRQGVDPVTAAKAGRWSDPNLPMRIYAHAETDEADVRARFRTNHVQEDAVQTPKQQKSKKE
- the modB gene encoding molybdate ABC transporter permease subunit, which produces MTSWLGPEEWQAVALSLKVAFWATLLSLPLGLLTAHALARWSFPGKALLNGLVHLPLILPPVVTGYLLLLGFGTQGPIGSLLQPLGITVAFRWTGAALAASVMAFPLMVRAIRLSIETVDPKLEEAASTLGASRLWVYLTITLPMILPGVLSGGILAFAKAMGEFGATITFVSNIPGQTQTLPSAIYAFLQVPGGEGAAIRLVLISVAIAMLALLVSEILARRAAKRVSGA